One genomic segment of Coffea arabica cultivar ET-39 chromosome 6e, Coffea Arabica ET-39 HiFi, whole genome shotgun sequence includes these proteins:
- the LOC113722465 gene encoding uncharacterized protein has protein sequence MAYLYLKQGKNYSQSRPNYPEELFHFIASKTPHHDLVWDAGTGNGQAASSLAKIYKNVIATDTSQKQLELASRLPNVQYKCTSPTMSAEELERDVTKQATVDLVTVGQAIHWFARPKFYQQVQLVLKKPQGIIAAWCYTTPQVNARVDTVFNKIYFVDSRPYWHPGRNLIYDKYKSIEFPFLPVDGAENTGPFEFMTEKLMSLDELLAYAKSGSAYETALEKGVDLMSENMIEEFRSAWAEDGNNQKVAKFPVYLRIGKVGK, from the exons atggcatACTTGTACCTTAAACAGGGAAAGAATTACTCGCAATCCCGGCCAAATTATCCAGAAGAATTGTTCCACTTCATTGCATCCAAGACACCGCACCATGACCTTGTCTGGGATGCCGGCACTGGCAATGGACAGGCAGCATCATCT CTAGCAAAGATATACAAGAATGTGATTGCCACGGATACCAGCCAGAAACAGCTCGAATTAGCTTCTAGGCTTCCAAATGTGCAATACAAGTGTACTTCTCCAACGATGTCTGCTGAAGAGCTGGAAAGGGATGTCACAAAACAAGCCACCGTGGATCTTGTGACTGTTGGCCAAGCCATCCATTGGTTTGCTCGTCCCAAGTTCTACCAGCAAGTGCAGTTGGTTCTAAAGAAGCCACAGGGAATAATAGCAGCATGGTGCTATACTACCCCACAAGTGAATGCAAGAGTTGATACtgtttttaataaaatttactttGTTGATTCTAGGCCTTACTGGCACCCTGGCAGAAACTTAATTTACGACAAGTATAAGAGCATTGAATTTCCATTTTTGCCGGTGGATGGAGCTGAGAACACAGGGCCATTTGAATTCATGACTGAAAAATTGATGAGTTTGGATGAGTTACTTGCTTATGCAAAATCAGGTTCGGCATATGAAACAGCACTGGAAAAAGGTGTGGATCTCATGAGTGAGAACATGATTGAGGAATTTCGGTCTGCTTGGGCCGAAGATGGCAACAATCAGAAGGTTGCTAAGTTCCCTGTTTATCTCAGGATTGGTAAAGTCGGAAAATGA